The sequence below is a genomic window from Limnothrix sp. FACHB-406.
TGCCTAGCATAGTCACAGCACCGGGTAGAGACTGATTAGTAAAACAATTGCTTTAGCTTGCTGGCTCTAATTTTCTGGCTTCAATGAGCGGAATTTAGCTTGCTGGCTCTAGTTTTCTGGCTTTAATGTTTTGCCTGAGTGGTCTTGTTTTAGTGTTCTTGTGTTGATTTTAAAGCGCTCTCTTGGGACTTCCAATTTTAGTCTGGCTCGATGTTGACTAGGTTAATCCTGAGCAGCCCTGAACAGGTAAAAATTTAGCCATTCAGGATCACGAGCCAATAAGCCAATCATTTCAATAGAAGAATTTTAATAACTAAGTAAATAATGAATCAAGAATGAATCAAGTAATCATATGAATAGTTGGTTTAGAAACCCGATTGCCCCAAACTTGGGTCACGGGGCTAGGCAAATATAGACAGACGATCGAGGGCGGTGGTGGCGCACTTGCAGAGAGCGACATCAACCGCCGCAAGATGACTTATTCTTCGGTTTCGTCTTCGGTTTCTTTGGTGGGGAAGACAAAATTCGATCGACCGGTCAGGATCGACTTGCCCAGGGACAGGGCTTGCTGAGCACGCAAATTGGCTTTGCGCTTCC
It includes:
- the rpmF gene encoding 50S ribosomal protein L32, encoding MAVPKKKTSNGKRDQRRATWKRKANLRAQQALSLGKSILTGRSNFVFPTKETEDETEE